Genomic DNA from Streptomyces venezuelae:
TGGACGGCCGCCCCGCCACCACGCACTGGTCGTCCGCCGACCACTTCCAGCGGCTCTTCCCGCGGGTCGAGGTCGACGCGGACGTGCTGTTCATCGACGACGGCGACATCCTCACGTCGGCGGGCGTGGCCGCGGGCATCGACCTGTGCCTCCATGTCGTACGCCGCGACCACGGCAGCGCCGTCGCCAACGAGGTGGCCCGCCGTACCGTCGTACCGCCGCACCGGGACGGCGGCCAAGCGCAGTACATCCACCGTCCGGTGCCCGAGCCGCAGCTGGCGACCACGCGCACGGCACGCGCCTGGGCGCTCGGGCGGCTCGACCAGCCGCTTCAGCTGCGCGACATGGCCGCGCAGGAGTCGATGTCGGTCCGCACGTTCACGCGTCGGTTCCGTGAGGAGGTCGGCGTAAGTCCCGGTCAGTGGCTGACGCAGCAGCGCGTGGAGCGGGCACGGCACCTGCTCGAATCGACGGACCTCTCCGTCGACCAGGTCGCGGCGGACGCCGGGTTCGGGACGGCGCAGTCGATGCGGCAGCACCTTCAGGCCGCGCTAGGAGTCACGCCGACGGCCTACCGGCGGACGTTCCGCGACGTCTCGGCCCCCTGACCCGGCCGCCCCGTCCTCCGCCGCGGCGGGCTTCACTTCCCCCGCCACCCCCACCAGCGTGAGGACGAGCCCCAGTCCCACACCCGACAGGATCGCCGTGGACGGCGACACGACGCTGAGCAGGCCGCCGGCGAGGGACCCGCTGGCCGCGTAACCCGCACCGACGGCCGCGTACATCACCGAGTAGCCCGCGGCGAGCGCGCTCGGCGGCAGCGCCTCGCGCAGCGACAGGTTCCGGGTCAGCATCACACCCGCCTGCAACACACCGGCGACGGCGAGCGCGACGAACAGCCAGGCCACCCCCGGCAGCAGGGCGACGAGGGCGAGACACCCCGAGACGCCGAACATCAGCACCATGCTCTGGGTACGCAGCCGTCCCGGCCAGCGCCGCAGCCCGTACACGAACGATCCGACGGCCGAGCCGACCGCGAGCGCCACGAGCAGCGGGCCCGCCCAGCCGACGTCGATGCCGCGCTGCTCCAGCAGGGCGGGCAGCACCAGTTCGGCGAGCGCCAGCATCGACAGGCTCGCCGCGCCCGTCACGAACAGCGGCCAGGCACGCGCGAGAATCCGCACCATGGACTCGCCGCCCCGGTCGTCGGCGTCCGCGCGCCAGCCCGCGGGCAGCATCCAGAGCCCCGCGACGGAGGCGGTCATCAGCAGGCCGCCCAGGAGCAGGGGGAGCACCGGGGAGACCCCGAGGGCGAGCCCCGTGACGGCGGCGGGCGCGACCGCCCAGACGGCGAAGGTCAGCATCGACTCGACAGCCAGCGCCTGGGCGACGGCCGCCTCCGGCACGATGCTCGTCAGCAGGGCGCGGAGAGCGCCCGGAGCGGCGGCGGGGGCGGCACCGGCGACGAAGGCGCAGGCTCCCAGGGCGAGGGGGTGGGCGCCGTGCAGGACCCCGAGCCCCGCGAAGGCGAGCCCACCGACCCCCAGCCCGACAGCCATCGCGCCGCGCGCCCGCTCCGCGCGGATCCGCATGCCGAGGACCGGCGCGCCGACGATCTCCCCCACGACGTACGCGGCGGCGAGTGCGGCACCGAGCACATACCCACCGGGCCGCTCCCGTACGAGGAACACGAGCGCGAGCGGCGCAGCCGCGACGGGCATCCGCGCCCCCACGGCGACGAACCCCCACCGCACCACGCCCCACGACCTGACCGCCGAATACCCCACGCCCCGAACCTACCGGCCCCCTCGCCGGGGGGCCTCCGATTTATCCGCGGGGAACTGGCCTCACCGAACGCCAGGACGCCAGAGCGTCGGGACGTCGGGGCGTCAGAACGTCAGAACCCCCCGCGCCACCCTCCCCGCCTCCGCGTCCGCAACCGCCGCCGCGAAGTCCTCCACCGGATACGTCGCCGTCACCAGCTCGTCCAGGAGCAGGTGACCCGCCCGGTACAGGTCCGCGTACAGCGCAAAGTCCCGCTGCGGGCGCGAACTCCCGTACCGGCAGCCCAGGATCGACTTGTCCAGGAACATCGACGCGACCACGAACGACGCCTCGTCCTTCGCCCCCGGCATCCCCAGCAGCACGGCCTGACCGTGCCGGTCCAGGAGGTCCACCGCCTCCCGCACGAGCTCGACCCGCCCCACGCACTCGAAGGCGTGGTCCGCTCCGTGGGGCAGCACCTCCCGCGCCCCCTCCGTCGACCCGAAGAAGTGTGTCGCACCGAAGCGCCGCGCCACCGCCTCCTTCTCCGGGTTCGCGTCGACCGCGACGATCACTCCTGCCCCCGCGATCCGCGCCCCTTGCAGCACGTTGAGCCCGATCCCACCCGTACCGATCACCACCACCGAGTCGCCCCGGTCGACCTTCGCGCGGTTCAGTGCGGCGCCCACCCCCGTCACCACGGCGCACCCGATCAGTGCCGCGGACGTCAGCGGAATGTCGTCGGCGATCTTCACCGCCTGCACGCCCTTCACGATCGTGCGTTCCGCGAAGGAGGAGTTCGCCGCGAACTGGTACACCGGCTTGCCGCCCCGCGCGAACGGCTGATCAGGCGCCCCGATGGCCTTCC
This window encodes:
- a CDS encoding GlxA family transcriptional regulator, with product MPKTAAHRVVVLALDGVIPFELGIPQRIFKGARTPEGRRLYEVVTCSVRPPGPVRTDADFAIVVEHGPEALATADTVVIPASYELGPVHEEGRLTDELTAALAHVRPGTRLMAICTGGYILAAAGLLDGRPATTHWSSADHFQRLFPRVEVDADVLFIDDGDILTSAGVAAGIDLCLHVVRRDHGSAVANEVARRTVVPPHRDGGQAQYIHRPVPEPQLATTRTARAWALGRLDQPLQLRDMAAQESMSVRTFTRRFREEVGVSPGQWLTQQRVERARHLLESTDLSVDQVAADAGFGTAQSMRQHLQAALGVTPTAYRRTFRDVSAP
- a CDS encoding MFS transporter, which encodes MGYSAVRSWGVVRWGFVAVGARMPVAAAPLALVFLVRERPGGYVLGAALAAAYVVGEIVGAPVLGMRIRAERARGAMAVGLGVGGLAFAGLGVLHGAHPLALGACAFVAGAAPAAAPGALRALLTSIVPEAAVAQALAVESMLTFAVWAVAPAAVTGLALGVSPVLPLLLGGLLMTASVAGLWMLPAGWRADADDRGGESMVRILARAWPLFVTGAASLSMLALAELVLPALLEQRGIDVGWAGPLLVALAVGSAVGSFVYGLRRWPGRLRTQSMVLMFGVSGCLALVALLPGVAWLFVALAVAGVLQAGVMLTRNLSLREALPPSALAAGYSVMYAAVGAGYAASGSLAGGLLSVVSPSTAILSGVGLGLVLTLVGVAGEVKPAAAEDGAAGSGGRDVAERPPVGRRRDS
- a CDS encoding alcohol dehydrogenase catalytic domain-containing protein; this translates as MRGVVFDGARAEVVDDLEIRAPGPGEVLVAVAAAGLCHSDLSVIDGTIPFPPPVVLGHEGAGVVEAVGAGVVHVAPGDHVALSTIANCGACGECHRGRPTMCRKAIGAPDQPFARGGKPVYQFAANSSFAERTIVKGVQAVKIADDIPLTSAALIGCAVVTGVGAALNRAKVDRGDSVVVIGTGGIGLNVLQGARIAGAGVIVAVDANPEKEAVARRFGATHFFGSTEGAREVLPHGADHAFECVGRVELVREAVDLLDRHGQAVLLGMPGAKDEASFVVASMFLDKSILGCRYGSSRPQRDFALYADLYRAGHLLLDELVTATYPVEDFAAAVADAEAGRVARGVLTF